In Geotalea uraniireducens, one genomic interval encodes:
- a CDS encoding cytochrome c3 family protein, with translation MLSMLMRLFPALLLLVAFAGPAAAEGGLAIDPATCLGCHSNKISPAGFAASVHGKNACTSCHTEITDLAKHMKGEIKVGKVHCERCHKKEAAEHYGSVHAQKDVMCADCHTDIHTHTYWNKDKRKVVAKCIQCHDKESVYRNSIHGKAVAAGNMDSAACNDCHNLHAIKALGDPKSRENREFHTKVCLKCHANEQMMKRNNVMTVAVETYMQSYHGKNYRLGFPERVAGCADCHTAHSVLPAKDPNSSVNPQNLTATCAKCHPKATPLFTKFYAHGEHNDREKYPILFYTFIAMTGLLVGTFAVFWFHTLLWMFRGFVENREKQAALIAGHVEHHIPDGHKVYRRFKRRHIFLHLLVIISFLGLSLSGLPLKFSDQQWAKFMMENIFGGTANAGFVHRCCAGITFVYFSGALILSFHFLFVRKDLPGNWLQRMFGPDSLMPNLRDIKDVAGMVRWFIFKGPKPTFERWTYWEKFDFIAVFWGMFAIGGSGLMLWFPEFFGSFLPGWMFNVATIVHSDEALLATGFIFTVHFFNTHGRPEKFPMDFVIFNGQMPKHEFLEERGDQWKRYEELGITEQFAAKKTSGIAYDFIVKGFGFTAVIIGLTLVVLMLYAFLAGGSH, from the coding sequence ATGTTGTCGATGTTAATGAGGCTGTTTCCCGCCTTGTTGCTGCTCGTGGCCTTTGCCGGCCCGGCGGCGGCCGAAGGGGGGCTGGCGATTGATCCGGCCACCTGCCTCGGTTGCCACAGCAACAAGATCTCGCCTGCGGGCTTTGCCGCATCCGTGCATGGCAAGAACGCCTGTACCAGCTGCCATACGGAGATTACCGACCTCGCCAAGCATATGAAAGGCGAAATCAAGGTGGGGAAGGTACATTGCGAGCGGTGCCACAAAAAAGAGGCTGCCGAGCATTATGGCAGCGTGCATGCGCAGAAGGATGTCATGTGTGCCGATTGCCATACCGACATCCATACCCATACCTATTGGAACAAGGACAAGCGTAAAGTTGTCGCCAAATGTATCCAGTGCCACGACAAAGAGTCCGTATATCGCAATTCAATCCATGGTAAGGCTGTTGCCGCGGGCAACATGGACTCCGCAGCGTGCAACGACTGCCACAACCTGCATGCCATCAAGGCGCTCGGCGATCCCAAGTCCAGAGAGAACCGGGAGTTCCATACCAAGGTCTGCCTGAAGTGTCATGCCAACGAGCAGATGATGAAGCGGAACAACGTCATGACCGTTGCCGTTGAGACGTACATGCAGAGCTATCATGGCAAGAACTACCGGCTCGGCTTCCCCGAGCGGGTCGCCGGTTGCGCCGACTGCCATACCGCCCACTCGGTCCTCCCGGCCAAGGATCCCAACTCGAGCGTCAATCCGCAGAACCTGACCGCCACCTGTGCCAAGTGCCATCCGAAGGCGACGCCGCTCTTCACCAAGTTCTATGCCCATGGCGAGCATAATGATCGGGAAAAATATCCGATTCTCTTCTACACCTTCATTGCCATGACCGGTCTGTTGGTCGGCACATTTGCGGTATTCTGGTTCCATACGCTCCTCTGGATGTTCCGCGGCTTCGTTGAAAACCGCGAAAAGCAGGCGGCGCTGATCGCCGGCCACGTCGAGCATCACATCCCCGATGGACACAAGGTGTATCGTCGCTTCAAGCGTCGGCATATCTTCCTCCACTTGCTGGTCATCATCAGCTTCCTCGGCTTGTCGCTTTCCGGCCTGCCGCTTAAGTTCAGTGATCAGCAGTGGGCGAAATTCATGATGGAAAACATCTTCGGCGGTACTGCCAACGCCGGTTTCGTCCACCGGTGCTGCGCCGGGATCACCTTCGTCTACTTCTCCGGCGCCCTGATCCTCTCCTTCCACTTCCTCTTCGTCAGAAAGGATCTGCCGGGTAACTGGCTCCAGCGGATGTTCGGACCCGACTCCTTGATGCCGAACCTGCGGGATATCAAGGATGTAGCCGGTATGGTCCGCTGGTTCATCTTCAAGGGACCGAAACCGACCTTCGAGCGGTGGACCTATTGGGAGAAATTTGACTTCATCGCCGTCTTCTGGGGTATGTTTGCCATCGGTGGTTCCGGGTTGATGCTCTGGTTCCCTGAATTCTTCGGTAGCTTCCTGCCGGGCTGGATGTTCAATGTGGCGACCATCGTTCACTCTGACGAGGCACTTTTGGCCACCGGCTTCATCTTCACCGTCCACTTCTTCAATACCCACGGTCGGCCGGAGAAATTCCCGATGGACTTCGTCATCTTCAATGGCCAGATGCCGAAGCACGAATTCCTCGAGGAACGTGGTGACCAGTGGAAGCGCTACGAAGAGCTGGGGATTACCGAGCAGTTTGCGGCCAAAAAGACCAGCGGCATTGCCTATGACTTCATTGTCAAAGGCTTCGGCTTCACCGCTGTCATCATCGGTCTGACTTTGGTTGTCTTGATGCTCTATGCATTCCTGGCCGGCGGTTCTCACTGA
- a CDS encoding B12-binding domain-containing radical SAM protein produces the protein MKVVLVAIHLAPSPQAVPLANASLKAYLATDEELAHTVTVELCDFFVTDDLDAVVAAILAGSPVAVGFSLYLWNRQMVCTLVERLQRRQPELPIFAGGPEATADPERLLRSAPFSFLILGEGEVPFLEAMARLARGESPQGGIGTAFLAAGVFTVRPLRPVALLDTIPSPLLSGALEVSRYRGLLWQLARGCDFHCDYCYDFKGEQGVRRFSLERVDAELDLLARSAVQQVFVLDSTFNVEPRRAKAILKMIRRRAPHVHFHFEVRAELIDREMANLFAEISCSLQIGLQSADPAVLKRVRRHFDSAAFAGKVALLNNSGAIFGFDLIYGLPGDSPAQFRKSLDFALGLCPNHLDIFPLAVLPGTALAARAVAEGLVARTEPPYTLISSAGYSAQEMARAAQLGNASDIFYSRGKAVAWFGSVVRALKIAPAVFLEAFGDWLQRNVGGELTEGRFTDEEVWRFQRDFLAFSCKGRKAGLLPAILDLVDYNYHYCAALLAAPPPLPTDRELARTDLLDRRVALAPSARLAHFSYDIADLLDAGDLEVRDFVECFSPTGSWAVIYPRAGEVWTETLVEAHYRYLESLDGSIRAGEATILLKLTYEEGAAFLEFALAEGIVVLCPDD, from the coding sequence GTGAAAGTCGTTCTTGTTGCCATCCACCTTGCCCCTTCTCCCCAGGCCGTCCCCCTCGCCAATGCCTCTCTCAAGGCGTATCTCGCTACCGACGAGGAACTTGCCCATACCGTTACCGTTGAACTTTGCGACTTTTTCGTCACCGACGACTTGGATGCCGTCGTGGCGGCGATCCTCGCTGGTTCCCCCGTGGCCGTCGGATTTTCCCTCTACCTGTGGAACCGGCAGATGGTCTGTACGCTGGTTGAACGGCTGCAGCGCCGCCAGCCGGAACTGCCGATCTTTGCCGGTGGCCCGGAAGCGACTGCCGATCCGGAGCGTCTGCTGCGGAGTGCGCCCTTTAGTTTCCTTATCCTCGGTGAAGGGGAGGTGCCGTTCCTTGAAGCGATGGCCAGGCTGGCCCGGGGTGAGTCGCCGCAAGGGGGGATCGGTACGGCATTCCTTGCCGCGGGGGTGTTCACGGTCCGGCCGCTTCGACCGGTGGCGCTGCTCGACACCATTCCTTCCCCCCTGCTCAGCGGGGCGCTGGAAGTCAGCCGCTATCGCGGCCTGCTCTGGCAACTCGCTCGTGGCTGCGATTTCCATTGCGATTACTGTTACGATTTCAAAGGAGAACAGGGCGTCCGGCGTTTTTCCCTGGAACGGGTCGATGCCGAACTCGATCTGCTGGCCCGCAGTGCGGTGCAGCAAGTCTTCGTTCTCGATTCCACGTTTAATGTCGAGCCGCGGCGGGCGAAAGCAATTCTCAAAATGATTCGCCGCCGGGCACCGCATGTCCATTTCCATTTCGAAGTGCGGGCGGAATTGATCGACCGGGAGATGGCGAATCTGTTTGCCGAGATTTCCTGTTCATTGCAGATTGGGCTCCAGAGTGCTGACCCGGCGGTTTTGAAACGGGTCAGGCGTCATTTCGATTCCGCTGCATTTGCCGGCAAGGTGGCGTTGCTCAACAATAGCGGAGCGATTTTCGGCTTCGATCTTATTTACGGACTGCCGGGCGATTCTCCGGCGCAGTTTCGGAAGAGCCTGGATTTTGCGCTTGGGCTCTGCCCGAATCATCTCGACATCTTTCCGCTGGCGGTGCTTCCCGGAACGGCTTTGGCTGCGCGGGCCGTCGCGGAGGGGCTGGTTGCCAGAACCGAGCCGCCTTACACGCTGATCAGTTCGGCGGGCTATTCAGCGCAGGAAATGGCGCGGGCGGCCCAGCTGGGCAATGCCAGCGATATTTTCTACAGCCGCGGCAAGGCGGTGGCCTGGTTCGGTTCGGTGGTCCGAGCGCTGAAGATTGCTCCCGCTGTCTTCCTTGAGGCGTTTGGTGACTGGCTGCAACGCAACGTTGGCGGCGAGCTGACGGAGGGGCGTTTTACCGACGAGGAGGTCTGGCGATTTCAGCGGGATTTTCTCGCCTTTTCCTGCAAGGGCCGGAAGGCGGGATTGCTGCCGGCGATCCTCGATCTGGTGGATTATAATTACCACTATTGCGCGGCGTTGCTGGCCGCCCCGCCGCCGTTGCCTACCGACCGCGAATTGGCCCGGACCGATCTTCTGGACCGACGTGTAGCGCTTGCTCCGTCGGCGCGGCTGGCGCACTTTTCCTACGATATCGCTGATCTGCTTGATGCCGGTGATCTTGAAGTGCGGGATTTCGTCGAGTGCTTCTCGCCGACGGGCTCGTGGGCGGTCATTTATCCGCGCGCTGGTGAAGTGTGGACGGAAACCCTGGTCGAAGCCCATTATCGTTACCTTGAGTCGCTCGACGGCTCGATTCGGGCGGGCGAAGCGACCATTTTGCTCAAATTGACGTACGAGGAAGGGGCGGCGTTTCTCGAATTCGCTCTGGCCGAAGGGATCGTGGTCCTCTGCCCGGATGACTGA
- a CDS encoding ATP-binding protein produces MAIQDHYKIVSQVIRIASLTDHSHQERLKSIAHVITEAFGCAATTFFLADSERHSLILKISTMLPEPSLPCHIPFGKGVAGRCAARRKILRRGQAALHPDEPLLGTEQLLVAIPLFDRDQLVGVMSLGLLRDTLLPESDMDLLQVILVEAAGIIRCKNQLEGISMRLRELSFLQQVSNSMLSTIKLDRLTQLILTALTESPTPLFDRAMLFLVNERAQVIQGMMGATRSLSESEPQTTRRRPRAPRNADFDRLVRATRLPLDRASNLISAAVLDKQMIYAGKTRDRSIDRDYSRRFGTPPYAVAPLIAQERVVGAIVVDNNVTLRPLADDDLRLVQLFANQAGMAVENSILYNRLEDSNRYLHETQEQLLQGEKLAAIGKMAAAIAHEIKNPLVSVGGFAERLKRKLPENSEEWHNAALISREVHHLEEMLTDLLFFAKKNTICYNRCSINQIIDDALAMVGLNLDKKKIDLVRNFAPRLPSLLGDCQQLRHVFMNLFNNACEVMEPGGVLQIDTTAARLNKKRAVAVKVIDTGSGIPQELLHTIFNPFVTTKEMGTGLGLSIVDKIVAGHCGKIEAHNRPEGGAEFTVILPTSP; encoded by the coding sequence ATGGCTATTCAGGATCATTACAAGATAGTGAGCCAGGTAATTCGGATAGCCAGCCTTACCGATCATTCGCATCAGGAGCGCCTCAAATCGATCGCCCACGTCATAACTGAAGCGTTCGGTTGTGCTGCGACGACTTTTTTCCTCGCCGACAGTGAGAGACACTCTCTCATCCTGAAGATATCAACCATGCTCCCCGAGCCGTCGCTTCCCTGCCACATCCCGTTTGGCAAAGGGGTCGCGGGACGATGTGCCGCCCGGAGAAAAATCCTTCGCCGTGGCCAGGCGGCGCTTCATCCTGATGAACCACTGCTCGGCACCGAGCAACTTTTAGTGGCAATCCCCCTTTTCGACCGCGACCAGTTGGTTGGCGTCATGTCCCTAGGCCTTCTCCGGGACACGCTCCTGCCCGAGAGCGACATGGACCTCCTGCAGGTAATCCTCGTTGAAGCTGCCGGCATCATCCGCTGCAAAAACCAGCTCGAAGGGATTTCCATGCGGCTGCGGGAATTGTCCTTTCTCCAGCAGGTCAGCAATTCTATGCTTTCGACCATCAAGCTTGACCGGCTCACCCAGCTCATTCTCACGGCACTTACCGAAAGTCCGACGCCACTTTTCGACCGGGCAATGCTTTTTCTCGTCAACGAACGAGCACAGGTAATCCAAGGGATGATGGGGGCGACCCGTTCGCTCTCGGAGTCCGAACCGCAAACCACGAGACGCCGCCCCCGCGCGCCACGAAACGCGGATTTCGACCGACTCGTTCGGGCAACCCGTTTGCCCCTCGACCGGGCCAGCAATCTTATCTCAGCGGCCGTCCTCGACAAGCAGATGATTTACGCTGGCAAAACCCGCGATCGTTCAATTGACCGGGATTACAGCAGGCGGTTCGGCACCCCGCCTTATGCGGTCGCCCCGCTAATCGCCCAAGAGCGGGTTGTCGGCGCCATCGTTGTCGACAACAATGTAACGCTGCGCCCCCTTGCCGACGACGATCTGCGCCTGGTGCAGCTTTTTGCCAACCAAGCCGGCATGGCAGTCGAAAACTCCATCCTTTATAACCGCTTGGAAGACTCAAACCGCTACCTGCACGAGACTCAGGAACAGCTTCTCCAGGGGGAAAAACTGGCAGCCATCGGCAAGATGGCCGCGGCCATTGCCCACGAGATCAAGAATCCGCTGGTATCGGTAGGGGGATTTGCCGAACGCCTCAAGCGCAAGCTGCCGGAAAATTCCGAGGAATGGCATAATGCGGCATTGATTAGTCGTGAAGTGCATCATCTGGAGGAAATGCTTACCGACCTCCTCTTCTTCGCCAAGAAAAACACCATCTGTTACAACCGCTGCAGCATCAATCAGATCATTGATGATGCCCTGGCGATGGTGGGCCTCAACCTTGACAAGAAAAAGATCGATCTCGTCAGAAACTTTGCGCCGCGCCTCCCTTCCCTATTGGGAGATTGCCAGCAGTTGCGCCACGTGTTCATGAACCTGTTCAATAACGCCTGCGAAGTGATGGAGCCAGGCGGGGTTCTCCAGATCGATACCACTGCGGCTCGTCTTAACAAAAAACGGGCGGTAGCCGTCAAGGTAATCGACACCGGAAGCGGCATCCCGCAGGAACTGCTTCACACCATTTTCAACCCGTTCGTGACGACCAAGGAAATGGGAACAGGGCTGGGGTTATCGATTGTCGACAAGATTGTTGCTGGTCATTGCGGGAAGATCGAAGCCCACAACCGACCAGAGGGTGGCGCCGAATTCACCGTTATCCTTCCCACATCACCGTAA